A single Epinephelus lanceolatus isolate andai-2023 chromosome 22, ASM4190304v1, whole genome shotgun sequence DNA region contains:
- the rtn3 gene encoding reticulon-3 isoform X1: MDPMTQSAQISSSQGFADGQNSAAKESKLSDSFLSSSPVSLIQSPQDKRVVLGSDKPCEGVATSLRFPSQPGSFTPGNYGSEAGPPDGQPDSPIKTSPVSERIKALEALAAKKKEPDFRSDGGYSHFRDRHHEKSPTETPKTPTETPKTPTETPRTPTETPKTPIETPKAPVETAKTPTETPKSPTEKFTSPVQKRGGSADQESPESPFEVLGDLRQMNEFEETEEWMKAHLPPVPDFDAVNLIKGTLTSDSVASKEEKEPEMVIPDAPAAFAGVPDAFMDSPAEAPKLKDEFSDAQKQTSVEEESEFDLSFLPTAYMWDQQEKSGAPAPSNLDSVLPASPAPPAGFGAPSPPVSPPVDTDAKQSVLDDKKTKWTGELEPPEASEADSSGESDDTVIEDGITIPASVPPPSSDTAVSNDPTTTAASAAPNIFSEGKETPPLKSERKLMQVPTINVIETDEPNYSDEEMEMELEPEEEEDYEVVKDPAREAPKTTEPEDGKNEPPKTRPIETEFMEGYSPPSSPVDSDAEYSPKHKILKSLPETVHQESASKPEALPNEALSEKSQTTSNQVNDEPSPFTVTNEEVDFPDNDDEWSDEAQDILVSKSKVDEKSNTAAKEAYMETAHLPKTSFMQDDIYDRQSFDYDYDASSPLDDIDDKGLHNAKERFLSDPTQIHAEPLNESSRNLDDFTSLNDDEAFPKPSQQSLREYPQDPYSSFLSEKQDFNKMTTTDIVTDNMANGNSLPAHEIGSKIQQDTKTGHSAPDTTSNPESVEPDSSISEPSDSFVEFMRECLKSRQDEEPDNTHQTFPPKNNLPTSQSPPTMVMDLEQEQLTINALKELGSSQEEEEEEEEEEEEEEVVSLRSKVPDLGKANPNATSTQQSSFTSAPNPPCPQSNRVVDSTYSKEVEAIDEWVAEAYHLAEHVLTAILTHLSVKDLIHWRDPKKSGLVFGVSMLMLLSLAAFSVISVVSYLLLALLCVTITFRIYKSVVQAVQKSSEGHPFKTLIDKDVSIPPETFRKHVDTSLTYINRALKQMSRLFLVEDLVDSLKLAVVMWLFTYVGAVFNGITILILADILLFAVPPIYEKNKTQIDQYIDVARTQINTTIAKLQEKLPGAVKRSKTE; encoded by the exons attcctttctttcctcttcGCCTGTATCTCTCATTCAGTCTCCTCAAG ACAAAAGAGTGGTCCTGGGCTCGGACAAGCCCTGCGAAGGTGTTGCAACATCCCTTCGCTTTCCTTCTCAACCTGGCTCATTCACTCCTGGTAATTATGGGAGTGAAGCAGGTCCGCCGGATGGACAACCGGACTCACCGATAAAGACGTCTCCTGTATCGGAGCGAATAAAGGCACTGGAGGCACTCGCTGCCAAAAAGAAGGAACCTGATTTTAGAAGCGATGGAGGTTACTCTCACTTCAGAGACCGCCATCACGAAAAATCTCCCACTGAGACCCCTAAAACTCCCACTGAGACCCCTAAAACTCCCACTGAGACACCCAGAACTCCCACTGAGACACCCAAAACTCCCATTGAGACCCCCAAAGCTCCTGTGGAGACTGCCAAAACTCCCACTGAGACCCCAAAATCTCCCACTGAGAAATTCACATCACCTGTTCAGAAAAGAGGAGGTTCTGCTGATCAGGAGTCACCAGAATCCCCCTTTGAAGTACTTGGAGATTTAAgacaaatgaatgaatttgaAGAAACAGAAGAGTGGATGAAGGCCCATTTACCTCCTGTGCCAGACTTTGATGCTGTAAATTTAATCAAAGGCACCCTGACTTCAGACAGTGTTGCAtcaaaagaggagaaggagCCTGAAATGGTTATACCAGATGCTCCTGCTGCTTTTGCCGGTGTCCCCGATGCTTTCATGGATTCTCCTGCTGAAGCTCCAAAACTGAAGGATGAGTTCAGTGATGCACAGAAACAGACGAGTGTTGAGGAGGAATCAGAGTTTGACCTCAGCTTCTTGCCAACAGCCTACATGTGGGATCAGCAGGAAAAATCAGGTGCCCCGGCTCCATCAAATCTTGATTCAGTGCTTCCAGCCTCACCTGCACCTCCTGCAGGCTTTGGCGCACCATCTCCTCCCGTCTCTCCACCAGTTGACACGGATGCAAAACAGAGTGTTTTGGATGACAAGAAGACCAAGTGGACCGGAGAGCTGGAGCCTCCAGAGGCAAGCGAAGCGGACAGCTCAGGAGAATCAGACGACACTGTCATTGAAGATGGTATCACTATACCTGCTTCTGTTCCTCCTCCATCTTCTGATACGGCAGTTTCAAATGATCCCACCACTACAGCTGCTTCCGCAGCTCCCAATATTTTCTCTGAGGGAAAGGAGACTCCTCCACTGAAGTCTGAGAGGAAGCTAATGCAGGTTCCAACAATAAATGTTATCGAGACGGACGAGCCAAACTACAGTGATGAGGAGATGGAAATGGAACTTGAgccagaggaagaagaggactATGAGGTTGTAAAAGACCCCGCTAGAGAGGCTCCAAAAACCACAGAGCCAGAGGACGGTAAAAATGAACCACCCAAAACACGCCCCATAGAAACTGAATTCATGGAAGGCTACTCACCTCCATCCTCGCCTGTGGACTCTGATGCTGAATACTCTCctaaacacaaaatattgaaaTCTCTTCCTGAGACAGTACATCAGGAATCTGCATCAAAACCTGAGGCTCTGCCCAATGAAGCACTATCTGAAAAATCACAGACCACTTCCAACCAAGTAAACGATGAACCCTCCCCTTTCACAGTCACAAATGAAGAAGTGGACTTCCCAGACAATGATGATGAGTGGTCAGATGAAGCACAAGATATTTTGGTCAGCAAATCAAAGGTGGATGAAAAGAGCAACACAGCTGCAAAAGAGGCTTACATGGAGACAGCTCACCTTCCTAAAACCAGCTTCATGCAAGATGATATATATGACAGGCAGTCATTTGATTATGATTATGATGCATCTTCTCCCTTAGATGACATTGATGACAAAGGGTTACACAATGCCAAGGAGCGGTTTCTTTCTGATCCTACTCAAATCCATGCTGAGCCACTGAATGAAAGCAGTCGAAATCTGGATGATTTCACGTCACTAAATGATGACGAAGCCTTCCCCAAGCCAAGTCAGCAATCTCTAAGAGAATATCCCCAAGACCCGTATTCCTCTTTTCTAAGTGAGAAACAAGATTTCAATAAGATGACTACCACTGACATTGTTACAGATAATATGGCAAATGGCAACTCCCTTCCAGCACACGAAATTGGTTCAAAGATCCAGCAGGACACAAAAACGGGTCACAGTGCACCTGACACAACAAGCAACCCAGAAAGCGTTGAGCCTGACAGCTCCATTTCTGAGCCTTCAGATAGCTTTGTGGAGTTTATGCGAGAGTGCCTGAAATCAAGGCAGGATGAAGAACCTGACAACACACACCAAACTTTTCCTCCCAAGAACAACCTGCCTACTTCCCAGTCCCCTCCAACCATGGTGATGGATCTTGAACAAGAACAGCTTACGATCAATGCTCTCAAAGAACTGGGCAGCAgtcaagaggaggaggaggaggaggaggaggaggaggaggaggaggaggtggtgtcTCTCCGTTCGAAGGTTCCTGACCTAGGCAAAGCAAATCCCAATGCAACATCTACACAGCAGTCTTCCTTTACCTCAGCACCTAATCCTCCATGTCCCCAAAGCAACCGTGTGGTTGACAGCACATATTCCAAAGAGGTAGAAGCCATTGACGAATGGGTGGCTGAAGCCTATCATCTTGCTGAGCATGTGTTGACAGCAATACTAACCCACTTATCAG TGAAGGACCTGATCCACTGGCGAGACCCCAAGAAGTCGGGCTTGGTGTTCGGGGTGTCCATGCTGATGCTGCTGTCGCTGGCAGCCTTCAGTGTCATCAGTGTGGTCTCCTACCTGCTGCTTGCCCTGCTCTGTGTCACCATCACCTTCCGCATCTACAAGTCTGTTGTCCAGGCCGTGCAGAAGTCCAGTGAGGGACACCCCTTCAA aACACTGATAGATAAGGATGTCAGCATCCCTCCCGAGACTTTCCGCAAGCACGTGGACACCAGTCTGACCTACATCAACCGAGCCCTGAAGCAGATGAGCCGCCTCTTCCTGGTCGAGGACCTTGTGGACTCCCTAAAG